TCTAACTgttatttggatttttaagCCCACGGTGAACATAACTGGCCACAGTCTCATCATGTCTACTGAAGCTGAAACTACTGCTACCAACAGCCAGCCTGAGCAACAAGCTCCACCAAAGGCACAGtcttcaaagaaagaaaaaaagaaaggtaagaAATGCTTACCACTCGAGCACCACCTTTATTCCATGTCCTTAATCTTTTGCATTTGCCTAAATCACTTTCCCACTATTGCTGAAGTAACTCTGAGTTTTCCAGCTGACCAGAAGAGTAAATATGCCAGTATAATAAACTTAACCAGAAGGCAGGGCTTTAGTTCGAAAAGCTTTTTTCTAGCTTTAAGTTCTGAAGCTTTCCTGTCAAGTAAGCAAGAGCCCAGAGAAGAGAGAGCCTCCTGAGGAGGTGACCAGAGCCTGGACCACCACCGTAGCTGTTAGTCTGAGCTTTAACCTGGCTCCTCCCCACTCTCCAGAAAGGAGATTTATGCTGGATACAAAATGCTACTGCAGGAAAGCTAGAAAACTCATTCCATGAGAATTATTGTATATGAGAATTTTTTGGATACATTTGATCATGTAAATGTAGTTGCCTCATATAACACTACATATCTAGGTATATACTTGAGCTATGTTGAGtatgcagagaagaaaagcaagcagtTCTTAGTAGCAGGAACAGAGAAATAACAAATTAACTAAAGTCCCAAAAGCTTACAAGGACACAAGGAAGGACTCGTGGTAGAAATGATGGTGCTGATACCAGGTTCTAGTACAGGAATTGGGAGCTATTTTAGCACAGCAAGAAGGGATCTGCCTACATCAGAACACGGGGACAACACCTAAAGACTCACTGAGCACCCTGTATGGCCATGGGAAGTACATGATGCTTTTTTCTTAGCACCTATATCTAGGTGAGTATTGCTTATCCACATTTTAGTCATTTGTGTGGTGAACAATTTGTTCTGAAGCCCCAGTCCTTAACCACTGGGTTTCACTCTTTGAACTGAGACCACATTCTGCAAGAGTACTGTGGCCTTAAAGGAATAACTGTCCTGCAATGCACATGGATTGTTAGTCAGCTGTACTCAAGGGAGTTTTACTGTGTGCTTGGTGCATACTTacattatgtatttttttttaaagatcacAAATCTCAACATAGTCATTTctatcatttaaaaaaacaaacaaaaccaaaaacaaccaaaaaaccaacaaaaccaaaaaacctgtCTCACCTAAGAGTAAAAATAACCTCAAAAAACAAGCAGACCCACCAAACCTTTTCTCTGTCTCCAGGGCCAGAAAAAACAGATGAATCCCTCTTGGCTAGATTCAAAGGTGATGGTGTAAAATACAAGGCTAAGCTGATTGGCATAGATGATGTTCCTGAGGCAAGAGGAGACAAAATGAGTCAGGATTCAATGATGAAGCTGAAGGTAAGGGCTTGATCTGTCACATAAGGAACAATCTCTGGTTAGCCTTTAAAAAGTAGATTGAACTGTCACTTTGGCAAAACCTTAAATACAGCTTAATGGCAATGTTACTACTGACAGCACCATCGAGATGGATGTTGCTTCCTAACCTGAAACCTCTGGCTGGCATTTCCCTGAAAGCCTGGGTACATTCCTTTGGGTCTATAAGCATCCATTGTGAGTGCTGGCAGTATGAATTTCAGCACACATTTtgagctggggttttggaggggaagggggaTTGCTGTGCAATTTCACACCGACCTCAAAACACAAGTTGGCATCCTGTGTTAATGATGACACAGAGATTCAGACAAATTAAAAAGTATATTAACCCCTGCAACAATGAAGACCATTACTGCTTTAGTACAGGACATTCACATGGATTGGAAAAGCAGGTAAAGGTGCTGCTAGTGCAGCAGTTTTGTGGactaaaatctgttttaaagcCCTAAAACATTTACAGAGGAAGCCATCTAGATCTGTGGTATCAGTTTAAACCTAAGCAGTCATACATTACAAACAAGTTAAAGCTCAATCCAACAGAAGTCTCATCAATATTTTGGCATTCATTCTCTtcagggaatggcagcagcagcccgtTCCCAGGGTCAACACAAACAGAAGATCTGGGTAAACATCTCCCTCTCTGGTATCAAGATAATAGACGAAAAAAGTGGGGTAAGATGTATTTTCTTAATGTGATTCTTAAAGCTAGCAAGGCACCTGCAAGTTAGACCATTATGAGCTAGATTCCTCTTTGGGCATTATATCTCCTTCCACACATAAAAATTGGCTTGTGAGATGTTTGTAATGCTGAAGATTCAGAAGACAGCTGCATCCTGTTGTGGTTAGTCAAAGGCTGATAAATCTGAGGTTTGGACTGAAGGTTTTTAACAGTCTCAATCATTCTAACTACAGAGAATAGCAGCTATTATATTTCCAGACATTCATACCAATagttattttttcccaattccagGTTATAGAGCATGAGCATCCAGTAAACAAAATCTCCTTTATTGCTCGGGATGTAACAGATAATCGTGCCTTTGGCTATGTATGTGGAGGAGAAGGCCAGCACCAATTTTTTGCCATAAAAACAGCCCAGCAGGTATGAAtcagacattttctttctcttgctgtgGATAATGCTGTTGTGTAAACATTAATATGTCATAAGGGTCTAGTATTTTGCTGGTAATCCTGCAAAATTCCTTTGGGGAATACCAGCATGCATGGATAGATTCTGTTGAAAGAAAGACAGTAGGAATTTACTGTGTCACCACTGGCTTCTGTCTTCTACAGTTTCTTTgtaaaccaaaataaaagcactCAAGTAATCTTGGTTACTATGATTAACAATGCTTAACTTGTCTATGTACCATGAAAGTCATTAGTGAGATGAATAGAGCCATTAGCACAGGCTTCCCACTGTGAAAGTACTGTTTCTTAAGTAAAATGGCAAGAGCTTCACTCTGAATCAACAGGAATATAGAACTACATTAGTCTAGCTCATGTGATGCTTTGCCTGCGCAGCAGGAAAATTACTTACTCAATTGCAACAATGATTCTGGGGCCTGTAAATGACAGGTCTGGTCCTCCTAGGACCTCCTAACCCTAACTTGTTGGGTTGGATTCTGATCCTTCTGTGAGAAGTTCCTCACATGCAGAAATCCTGTGTGCGAGGTTAGTCTCTCTGAGGGGAATCTCCATGTAAGCAATACTGCAAAAGCTACTTAAAAATACCACTGAAAATTATGCAGCTTCATAAACAACCTGAagttaggtatttttttatttatcagaaTTTCTTTATAATTACTTTGTAATTAGTCACTGTAATGATTTGATAAGCCTAGACTTCAGAGCTAGAAATCTTTTACCCattcctgcctgccctcctgGAGAACCTGTTGGCAGCTTTGGACCCAGTACAGGCAGCACTGAGGAGCTCCTTGTTGGAGCATGCTGCTACTTCAGTAACAGCTATAAGGCCTTCTTCTGAGTCTTGTTTTATTGGTTTGTCAGCATTCTGGCCCAAAATTGtattgatttcagtggaattGTAGATTAACAACAAAAGCCTTTTGTATGTACTCTGGAGTCTGTTCCTTCATTTCACCACAGGGTGCTGCTTGTCAGCCTCTAAGCTCAGCCAGGTTTTAGACAGCTCTTGACTTGCTGCTGGGTGTTTTTGTCATAAACTTGTCTAGCTCAGAAGTGAGGATTTCTGCAGCTCTAGTATGCTGAAGCTGTTCTCCTTGTCAAAGTTGATAATTCTTGAAATGGCTCTTCTCACAGCTGCTTGTCTAAACCCATGATTAGAAGATGGTGCACAGGTGTAAACAGTGAGACCTGTTCAAAGGATTCTCCTGCTTGTGCCAATTGTAGTGGCAGAAGATGGGGATGTGTCCTATTCTAGACAAGCTGCTGTATGCCTGATACAAGCGTTCCAAAGCAGTGTAGCTGAACTCACCACTTTAACATTCTTGTTAATCGATATGCAGGGCATGCTGTGCCTTTCTAATTTACATTAAATTGTCATCATGTCACAGACCCCATTTAAAACTGGTCTCTCCTTTACACATCTGACATGATGATAATCTAACCTTATGCTTGCCTTGCTCATTTGCTATTTGTATGCTGTTTCAAATAAAAGTAGTATTATATATAGAAGCTTTCTCCACATGCAGTGCTAAAGTTGGTAGCAAATGGACAAATGCAAAATGTTCTTCCTCTCAGGAGAATACCAGAAGGCTGGGATAAATTTTATTCTTCTAGGACTTGCCATGCACTTATGTATAGCTACCAGCTTTTTAGCAAAAACACAGGAGTGATTAGTACAAATTCGTGTACAAACACTTTTGTAGAGTTAAACAGTTCTACACTGGTTGTAGAATTGAATTCTGCACAAGCAAGATCTTGTATGAAGACTAAATTGGTCTTTAAActcttgtttttcctgttaTCTCAACTTAAGTCTTGCACCATTTCGGAAAGTTTGTCTTGTTACACAgattgcagcagcagaagtCCAAGTAAAAGTAGGACGTGGCCTAAAATCTACattcttttccaggctgagcctctGGTTTCTGATCTTAAGGATCTCTTTCAACTGATTTATAAtatgaagaagaaggaggaagaagaaaagaaaaaggtgggTAAAAACATAGAAACTGCATGACTGTGCATAAAGCTTGTTTCAATTTTGGCTGAGTTTTGGGCACTTGTGGGGCTTGATACTAAGTTCTGCCTAATTCCAGAAACACTGGAAGCTATTGTTAGGCAGTTGTGCCAGCTGTCTGATTGCCTAGGCTGGTGAGTTTGTCCAAAGTGAGAGACTTCTGGTATTCTACGTGATGTTTAGGTATTAAaagtcttcttttttctttagagTGAAGAAGCAAGTAAGACTGAGGTAGGTCattcctgctcagcctctctTGATTAAATAAGCTGCTGACTACATCTAACTTTGACTTTCTTTATGCTGCTGGCATTATGAAGGCAATGTCAGATGCCAAATTGCATTGAAATGGGAGTGAAAGGGGACTGTGGAGCTAATACTGAGTAGTGATCTCTCTCATGCTTCCCTTCTCCATCACTTCCCTTTTTGAAACCCTCAAGTCCCTTGCTTAAGGCAAATTTTGAAATTCCAATTGTTTCTGACACAGTTATCTATCTATTACAGAATGGTGGTGAAGAACAGCCTGCTGATCAAGCTGACAAAATGAAACTGGTAggttaaattttaaaactttatgtTGATGCCATTAAAGACATAAATGCAGTGTTTATAGATAAGGGTTTATAGTATTTACTGCAGATTTTACAGGAAATCTGTATGAtgcttgcttctttttcttgtgaGAGCTCTAACAGATACCAATTCTTTCAATATTTCTGGCTTCAAGGGAGTTGACCAGATGGATTTGTTTGGGGATATGTCAACACCCCCTGATATGAGCAGTCCCACAGTAAGTAGCATCTAGCTTACTTTCCTTGGCTTTTTCTTTGACTGCAAATTTAGTCCTGGTAATTAGTCCTGGTTTTTCTGAGATATCTGCCTAGCAATCATCACTGTACTAGTGGGGTAGGGCTATAGAAGTATCCGTTTAATCGCTAGATGTCATTCTAGTACTTCATTCTACTAATGTCATTCCAGTAGCTCTGGCTCAAAATTTGGCCTGATTGCACAAAAATATGCATAAACCTTATTGTACTCAGTATGACCCCAAAAATCCTATAATTTTAAATCTGGCACTATAAGCTGCCACTGGTGTGATGCAGTTGGTGCTGTCAACCAAACCAGTGACCAAACCTTACCCTTCTGCATGCTTGCTGGAGAAATACCATGTTACCTTCCACTGGCAAATAGCTCTTAGTGTTATTCTGAAGCTGAGACTGCAGCTTAAAGTCATGCTGAGGCTTTCACAGCTTGTCAAAATGAAGGTCTAGAATTCAAATAGAGGTCTTTGACCCAGGTGGAAGCCTGGGTGTAATTAGTTCCTACTGATTCTACTGTCACTAGATTGAAGAACAAGCATTTGATATTTAACTATAGGACCTGAAAACAGATGTTTCAGTATTGGGTTTCAAAAACCAAATAGCTGTAATTTGACTATAGGCATCATGtgattttgaatatttattgATGTAATATATTGGATACTAGGATATCTTCTTTTGCAGCTATTTTCCTTGAGCttttttgctgtgctgcaaaATCTGTGTATAACtaacttcatttttctccctgaaaaaaTAGGAAACTAAAGAGATTCTGTTAGTggattttaattctgaaattgAGACCAAACAAACCTTTGCAAAAGAGGATCTCTTCTTGAATGGCATCACAGCCTCTCTTCCACAACCAAAGGCACAGACACCCTTCTTGCCTGAGAGTTCTTTCTCTACCAATCTCAGCTTCTTTCCTACACCTAATCCAGACCCTTTCCGTGATGATCCTTTCACACAGCCAGCCCAATCTGCACCACCTTCATTTGATTCTCTAAAATCTGATCAGAAGAAAAGTCTGAGTACCTTGTCATCAGTGGGTAGTGGTGCTTCAGATGGTGATACTGACTACTTTGATAAACAGTTTGACCAGATTTCTAATAGAACTGGCAAACGAGAGGCACTAACATGCCAGTGGCCAGTTAAGAGTAAGTCACCTGCAGGAAGAATTCCCAATGAGATACCAGAGAGAGAACAGAATGGCTTTCTCGAAGTCCCAACAAACCTGTTTGTGGAAGTTACTTCCAAAGGAACATCTCTGCAGAATGGAG
Above is a window of Oenanthe melanoleuca isolate GR-GAL-2019-014 chromosome Z, OMel1.0, whole genome shotgun sequence DNA encoding:
- the DAB2 gene encoding disabled homolog 2 isoform X2, giving the protein MSTEAETTATNSQPEQQAPPKAQSSKKEKKKGPEKTDESLLARFKGDGVKYKAKLIGIDDVPEARGDKMSQDSMMKLKGMAAAARSQGQHKQKIWVNISLSGIKIIDEKSGVIEHEHPVNKISFIARDVTDNRAFGYVCGGEGQHQFFAIKTAQQAEPLVSDLKDLFQLIYNMKKKEEEEKKKNGGEEQPADQADKMKLGVDQMDLFGDMSTPPDMSSPTETKEILLVDFNSEIETKQTFAKEDLFLNGITASLPQPKAQTPFLPESSFSTNLSFFPTPNPDPFRDDPFTQPAQSAPPSFDSLKSDQKKSLSTLSSVGSGASDGDTDYFDKQFDQISNRTGKREALTCQWPVKSKSPAGRIPNEIPEREQNGFLEVPTNLFVEVTSKGTSLQNGVKLDSENNVQSPHETITISPPPQSTKPGRGRRSVKTASNYLFSTDFSVPPTESPIMSSGVLPADLFDYSSSFNSSPLDGLGCMPVTSSWTPQSFSISQASPLFHGSVMTTQSPGLSQSFAFGAQPVPGWSQSSSFGSTSTPSSGMWSQSAQVSSSSWASSAASPFQGSLFPSPAAQTAAALPSVSTPASPPQPPPRTTQQKELSKKESDAFIALDPLGDKEIKDVKEMFKDFQLTKPPAVPVRRGEQQSLSEPPKPVPRQCALPANGLFENQDKTNPFSASSKESQNPPSDFGDQFGNPFA
- the DAB2 gene encoding disabled homolog 2 isoform X3 produces the protein MSTEAETTATNSQPEQQAPPKAQSSKKEKKKGPEKTDESLLARFKGDGVKYKAKLIGIDDVPEARGDKMSQDSMMKLKGMAAAARSQGQHKQKIWVNISLSGIKIIDEKSGVIEHEHPVNKISFIARDVTDNRAFGYVCGGEGQHQFFAIKTAQQAEPLVSDLKDLFQLIYNMKKKEEEEKKKSEEASKTENGGEEQPADQADKMKLGVDQMDLFGDMSTPPDMSSPTPAQSAPPSFDSLKSDQKKSLSTLSSVGSGASDGDTDYFDKQFDQISNRTGKREALTCQWPVKSKSPAGRIPNEIPEREQNGFLEVPTNLFVEVTSKGTSLQNGVKLDSENNVQSPHETITISPPPQSTKPGRGRRSVKTASNYLFSTDFSVPPTESPIMSSGVLPADLFDYSSSFNSSPLDGLGCMPVTSSWTPQSFSISQASPLFHGSVMTTQSPGLSQSFAFGAQPVPGWSQSSSFGSTSTPSSGMWSQSAQVSSSSWASSAASPFQGSLFPSPAAQTAAALPSVSTPASPPQPPPRTTQQKELSKKESDAFIALDPLGDKEIKDVKEMFKDFQLTKPPAVPVRRGEQQSLSEPPKPVPRQCALPANGLFENQDKTNPFSASSKESQNPPSDFGDQFGNPFA
- the DAB2 gene encoding disabled homolog 2 isoform X1 encodes the protein MSTEAETTATNSQPEQQAPPKAQSSKKEKKKGPEKTDESLLARFKGDGVKYKAKLIGIDDVPEARGDKMSQDSMMKLKGMAAAARSQGQHKQKIWVNISLSGIKIIDEKSGVIEHEHPVNKISFIARDVTDNRAFGYVCGGEGQHQFFAIKTAQQAEPLVSDLKDLFQLIYNMKKKEEEEKKKSEEASKTENGGEEQPADQADKMKLGVDQMDLFGDMSTPPDMSSPTETKEILLVDFNSEIETKQTFAKEDLFLNGITASLPQPKAQTPFLPESSFSTNLSFFPTPNPDPFRDDPFTQPAQSAPPSFDSLKSDQKKSLSTLSSVGSGASDGDTDYFDKQFDQISNRTGKREALTCQWPVKSKSPAGRIPNEIPEREQNGFLEVPTNLFVEVTSKGTSLQNGVKLDSENNVQSPHETITISPPPQSTKPGRGRRSVKTASNYLFSTDFSVPPTESPIMSSGVLPADLFDYSSSFNSSPLDGLGCMPVTSSWTPQSFSISQASPLFHGSVMTTQSPGLSQSFAFGAQPVPGWSQSSSFGSTSTPSSGMWSQSAQVSSSSWASSAASPFQGSLFPSPAAQTAAALPSVSTPASPPQPPPRTTQQKELSKKESDAFIALDPLGDKEIKDVKEMFKDFQLTKPPAVPVRRGEQQSLSEPPKPVPRQCALPANGLFENQDKTNPFSASSKESQNPPSDFGDQFGNPFA